One Peterkaempfera bronchialis DNA window includes the following coding sequences:
- the arfB gene encoding alternative ribosome rescue aminoacyl-tRNA hydrolase ArfB, with translation MPEPIRVRGSVVIPDAELQWRFSRSSGPGGQHVNTSDSQVELRWDLAASEALPPVLKDRALARLAGRLLDGRFIVVRASEHRSQWRNREAAAARLGALLAQATAPPPKARRATRPSRGMVERRLENKRRRSELKRGRGRGAGGWDG, from the coding sequence ATGCCTGAGCCCATCCGCGTCCGGGGTTCGGTGGTCATCCCCGACGCCGAGCTCCAGTGGCGCTTCTCCCGCTCGTCCGGTCCCGGCGGGCAGCATGTCAACACCTCCGACAGCCAGGTCGAGCTCCGCTGGGACCTCGCCGCCTCGGAGGCCCTTCCCCCGGTGCTCAAGGACCGGGCGCTGGCCCGGCTGGCCGGGCGGCTGCTGGACGGCCGGTTCATCGTCGTACGGGCCTCCGAGCACCGCTCGCAGTGGCGCAACCGGGAGGCGGCGGCAGCCAGGCTGGGGGCGCTGCTGGCGCAGGCGACGGCGCCGCCGCCCAAGGCACGGCGGGCCACCCGGCCCAGCCGGGGCATGGTGGAGCGGCGGCTGGAGAACAAGCGGCGGCGCTCCGAGCTGAAGCGCGGCCGGGGCCGTGGCGCGGGCGGCTGGGACGGGTAG
- a CDS encoding magnesium transporter CorA family protein, with protein MARTRLYRNGTLVLEDFPVRDISDHLGDPSSVVWLDLYRPGAAELAMVGEEFGLHELALEDVRHQRQRPKLDRYRTHEFLSAYTVAVAPGSTELITSEVAVFITGQALITIRMDDRLAIEDVAARWDQSPDLADHGVGFLLHGLLDHLVDGYFDAVQELDDRIEELEDLLFDQGRQQIQAVQRRAFGLRKSLVGLRRVVLPMREVVNGLMRPGLHLVSEPLMPYYQDVYDHVLRVTEWTESLRDMVGSVMETNLSIQANRMNLIMKKVTSWAAIIAVPTAITGFYGQNLPYPGFGHLAGFITSSAAIVLLSVVLYLVFKRSDWL; from the coding sequence ATGGCCCGCACCCGGCTGTACCGCAACGGCACCCTGGTCCTGGAGGACTTCCCGGTCCGCGACATCTCCGACCACCTCGGCGACCCGTCCTCGGTGGTGTGGCTGGACCTCTACCGGCCCGGGGCGGCCGAGCTGGCCATGGTCGGCGAGGAGTTCGGCCTCCATGAACTGGCCCTGGAGGACGTCCGGCACCAGCGGCAGCGCCCCAAGCTGGACCGCTACCGGACCCATGAGTTCCTCAGCGCCTACACCGTGGCCGTCGCCCCGGGGAGCACCGAGCTGATCACCAGCGAGGTCGCCGTCTTCATCACCGGCCAGGCGCTGATCACCATCCGGATGGACGACCGCCTCGCCATCGAGGACGTGGCCGCCCGCTGGGACCAGAGCCCGGATCTGGCCGACCACGGCGTCGGATTCCTGCTCCACGGCCTGCTGGACCACCTGGTCGACGGCTACTTCGACGCGGTACAGGAACTCGACGACCGCATCGAGGAGCTGGAGGACCTGCTCTTCGACCAGGGCCGTCAGCAGATCCAGGCCGTGCAGCGCCGTGCCTTCGGCCTCCGCAAGTCGCTGGTCGGGCTGCGCCGCGTCGTGCTGCCGATGCGCGAGGTGGTCAACGGGCTGATGCGGCCCGGCCTGCACCTGGTCAGCGAGCCCCTCATGCCGTACTACCAGGACGTCTACGACCATGTGCTGCGCGTCACCGAGTGGACCGAGTCCCTGCGGGACATGGTGGGCTCGGTCATGGAGACCAATCTGTCCATCCAGGCCAACCGGATGAACCTGATCATGAAGAAGGTGACCAGCTGGGCCGCGATCATCGCCGTGCCCACCGCCATCACCGGCTTCTACGGCCAGAACCTCCCGTACCCCGGCTTCGGCCATCTGGCGGGGTTCATCACCTCCAGCGCCGCCATCGTGCTTCTCTCCGTCGTGCTGTACCTGGTCTTCAAGCGCAGCGACTGGCTCTGA
- a CDS encoding flavin reductase family protein → MDALEATPDEFRAALSRLAAGVVLLAAHDPEDGPHGSDVGMTATAFLSVSLEPPLVLVSVREDSRMDELLGRVDRWAVSVLDDGHRHVASRFAMKGRLSDRLLFADTAHRRGEASGAPLIEGALATVECATEQRIAAGDHTLLIGRVLSARVPSPDARPLLYFRGGYRTLG, encoded by the coding sequence ATGGACGCCCTGGAGGCGACCCCGGACGAGTTCCGGGCGGCCCTCTCCCGGCTGGCCGCCGGAGTGGTGCTGCTGGCCGCACACGACCCCGAGGACGGCCCCCACGGCTCCGACGTGGGGATGACCGCCACCGCCTTCCTGTCGGTCTCCCTGGAGCCGCCGCTGGTGCTGGTCTCGGTCCGCGAGGACTCCCGGATGGACGAGCTGCTCGGCCGCGTCGACCGCTGGGCGGTCTCGGTGCTGGACGACGGCCACCGCCATGTCGCCTCCCGGTTCGCCATGAAGGGGCGGCTCAGCGACCGCCTGCTCTTCGCCGACACCGCGCACCGGCGGGGCGAGGCCAGCGGCGCCCCGCTGATCGAAGGGGCGCTCGCCACCGTGGAGTGCGCCACCGAGCAGCGGATAGCCGCCGGCGACCATACGCTGCTGATCGGCCGGGTGCTGTCCGCGCGGGTCCCCTCGCCCGACGCCCGGCCGCTGCTCTACTTCCGGGGCGGCTACCGCACCCTCGGCTGA
- a CDS encoding family 2B encapsulin nanocompartment shell protein, producing the protein MSVETGAEATSLEERSQLSLSTAAARKLASTTKSVPQMQEISSRWLLRMLPWTQVTGGTYRVNRRLSYTVGDGRVTFVQTGAQVTVVPAELGELPVLRGFSDAGVLQELAGRFEQQEVEAGEVLAEAGRLVDRVVLIAHGKVAKTGDGAYGEATALGVLANGDHFGGHVLDGADERWQYTAKATTACTLLTLPRAELTALAERSPQLRAHLAEAAADRPARNKYGEAAIDLSAGHRGEVQLPGTFVDYESSPREYELSVAQTVLRVHTRVADLYNHPHDQVEQQLRLTIEALRERQEYELVNNREFGLLHNADYGQRIHAHSGPPTPDDMDELLSRRRGSRFFLAHPRAIAAFGRECNRRGLYPGSVELHGNMVPSWRGVPILPCNKIPISSARTSSILVLRTGEDDQGVIGLHQTGIPDEYQPSLSVRFMGISDQALISYLVSAYYSAAVLVPDALGVLENVQIAQRD; encoded by the coding sequence ATGTCGGTCGAAACGGGTGCGGAGGCGACGTCGCTCGAAGAGCGGTCGCAGCTGAGCCTGAGCACCGCGGCGGCCAGGAAGCTGGCGTCGACGACCAAGTCCGTGCCGCAGATGCAGGAGATCAGCTCGCGCTGGCTGCTGCGGATGCTGCCGTGGACGCAGGTGACGGGCGGCACCTACCGGGTGAACCGGCGGTTGAGCTACACCGTGGGCGATGGGCGGGTGACCTTCGTCCAGACCGGAGCGCAGGTGACGGTGGTCCCCGCCGAACTGGGCGAGCTGCCGGTGCTGCGCGGTTTCTCCGACGCCGGGGTGCTCCAGGAGCTGGCCGGGCGCTTCGAGCAGCAGGAGGTCGAGGCCGGCGAGGTGCTGGCGGAGGCCGGGCGGCTGGTGGACCGGGTGGTGCTGATCGCCCACGGCAAGGTCGCCAAGACGGGTGACGGTGCCTATGGAGAGGCCACCGCGCTCGGTGTGCTCGCCAACGGCGACCACTTCGGCGGGCATGTGCTGGACGGCGCCGACGAGCGCTGGCAGTACACCGCGAAGGCGACCACGGCGTGCACGCTGCTGACGCTTCCCCGCGCGGAGCTGACGGCGCTGGCGGAGCGCTCGCCGCAGCTGCGCGCCCATCTGGCGGAGGCTGCCGCCGACCGCCCCGCGCGGAACAAATACGGCGAGGCGGCGATCGACCTGTCCGCCGGTCACCGCGGCGAGGTGCAGCTGCCGGGCACCTTCGTGGACTACGAGTCGTCGCCCCGGGAGTACGAACTGAGCGTCGCGCAGACCGTGCTGCGGGTGCACACCAGGGTCGCGGACCTCTACAACCACCCGCACGACCAGGTCGAGCAGCAGTTGCGGCTGACCATCGAGGCGCTGCGCGAGCGCCAGGAGTACGAGCTGGTCAACAACCGCGAGTTCGGCCTGCTGCACAACGCCGACTACGGGCAGCGGATCCATGCGCACTCCGGGCCGCCCACCCCCGACGACATGGACGAGCTGCTGTCGCGGCGGCGCGGGTCCCGGTTCTTCCTGGCCCACCCGCGCGCCATCGCCGCGTTCGGTCGGGAGTGCAACCGCCGAGGGCTCTACCCGGGCAGCGTCGAGCTGCACGGCAATATGGTGCCCTCCTGGCGCGGGGTGCCGATCCTGCCCTGCAACAAGATCCCCATCAGCTCGGCCCGCACCAGCTCCATCCTGGTGCTGCGTACCGGCGAGGACGACCAGGGTGTGATCGGCCTGCACCAGACCGGCATCCCGGACGAGTACCAGCCGAGCCTGTCGGTGCGGTTCATGGGGATCAGCGACCAGGCCCTGATCTCCTACCTGGTCAGCGCCTACTACTCGGCGGCGGTGCTGGTCCCGGACGCCCTCGGCGTCCTGGAGAACGTCCAGATCGCGCAACGCGACTGA
- a CDS encoding sensor domain-containing diguanylate cyclase — MEAESEPYVRLATLRTLHRVVADLNAARSLAGTLQAVVEGAVTGMGFDAAAVSLVRPDGDLVVAAVWELEETECGGPSVLLGQVGSRESWERLLNVGDHWGTLRFVPYDRGWAVGHDIPSWTGDGPLPFDESDWHPADGLLAPMYSPGGELLGILSVDRPRNGKRPGAWTREALEMFSLQASIAIGNARLRAEMQRALARLEKEQQALRASEESFRQAFEYAPSGMAITELHGLGRGKLSRVNDALCRLLGRPRSVLRRQSFADLVHPEDRGLLERTSAEGGRAELRLSRRDGNYLWVCLRNSVVADAAEGPRFLLTHVEDIEERKRHELQLAHRASHDALTGLPNGAELRTRLSRRLCSLPQGPGGAAAHGAALGGVGVSLGESVGAALGLGPGAEFEAVIGADLAVHGYGAPEGYDLNAYDPHYGYDHVHAVVPDAVVADGPHSGGPAKGLAVIFCDLDGFKSINDRFGHNAGDAVLVEVAQRLQHAVREGDTVARLGGDEFVVLADGIGRDEAKDLAGRLRMAIIPPMRIDGRAMRVGVSLGIGWAGCGMSPEEVLHTADELMYVEKRSRGGSSRGARGSQSGGPRSHRRAG; from the coding sequence ATGGAAGCCGAGTCGGAGCCGTATGTCCGCCTGGCGACCCTGCGCACCTTGCACAGGGTCGTGGCGGACCTGAACGCTGCCCGGAGCCTGGCCGGGACTCTCCAGGCCGTGGTCGAAGGCGCTGTCACCGGCATGGGTTTCGACGCCGCCGCCGTCAGCCTGGTGCGTCCGGACGGCGACCTGGTGGTCGCGGCCGTCTGGGAGTTGGAGGAGACCGAGTGCGGCGGCCCCTCCGTGCTGCTCGGCCAGGTCGGGTCGCGCGAGTCCTGGGAGCGGCTGCTCAACGTCGGCGACCACTGGGGCACCCTGCGCTTCGTCCCGTACGACCGGGGCTGGGCCGTCGGCCATGACATCCCCAGCTGGACCGGCGACGGGCCGCTGCCCTTCGACGAGTCCGACTGGCACCCTGCCGACGGGCTGCTGGCGCCCATGTACAGCCCCGGCGGGGAGCTGCTGGGCATCCTCTCCGTGGACCGGCCGCGCAACGGCAAGCGGCCCGGCGCCTGGACCCGTGAGGCGCTGGAGATGTTCTCTCTTCAGGCGTCCATCGCCATCGGCAATGCACGTCTACGCGCGGAGATGCAGCGGGCCCTCGCCCGGCTGGAGAAGGAGCAGCAGGCCCTGCGGGCCAGCGAGGAGAGTTTCCGGCAGGCCTTTGAGTACGCGCCCAGCGGCATGGCCATCACCGAACTGCACGGCCTCGGGCGGGGCAAGCTCTCCCGGGTCAACGACGCCCTCTGCCGGCTGCTGGGGCGACCGCGCTCCGTGCTGCGCCGGCAGAGCTTCGCGGACCTGGTGCACCCCGAGGACCGGGGGCTGCTGGAGCGCACCAGCGCCGAGGGCGGCCGGGCCGAGCTGAGACTCTCCCGGAGAGACGGCAACTACCTCTGGGTCTGCCTGCGCAACTCCGTGGTCGCGGACGCCGCTGAGGGCCCGCGCTTCCTGCTCACCCATGTCGAGGACATCGAGGAGCGCAAGCGCCACGAACTGCAACTCGCCCACCGGGCCAGCCATGACGCGCTCACCGGACTGCCCAACGGCGCCGAGCTGCGCACCCGGCTGAGCCGGCGGCTGTGCAGCCTGCCGCAGGGCCCCGGCGGGGCGGCGGCGCACGGCGCCGCCCTCGGCGGGGTGGGCGTCTCGCTCGGCGAGAGCGTGGGGGCCGCCCTCGGGTTGGGCCCGGGCGCGGAGTTCGAGGCCGTCATCGGCGCGGATCTGGCGGTGCACGGCTACGGCGCCCCGGAGGGCTACGACCTGAACGCCTACGACCCGCACTACGGCTACGACCATGTGCACGCGGTGGTGCCGGACGCCGTGGTCGCCGACGGGCCGCACTCCGGCGGCCCCGCCAAGGGCCTGGCGGTGATCTTCTGCGACCTGGACGGCTTCAAGTCGATCAACGACCGCTTCGGCCACAACGCGGGCGACGCGGTCCTGGTGGAGGTCGCCCAGCGGCTCCAGCACGCCGTCCGCGAGGGCGACACGGTGGCCCGGCTCGGCGGTGACGAGTTCGTGGTGCTGGCCGACGGCATCGGCCGCGACGAGGCCAAGGACCTCGCCGGGCGGCTGCGGATGGCCATCATCCCGCCGATGCGGATCGACGGGCGGGCGATGCGGGTCGGCGTCTCCCTGGGCATCGGCTGGGCGGGGTGCGGGATGTCCCCCGAGGAGGTCCTGCACACCGCCGACGAGCTGATGTACGTGGAGAAGCGCTCCCGTGGCGGCTCCTCACGCGGCGCCCGTGGTTCGCAGTCCGGCGGCCCGCGTTCGCACCGCCGGGCGGGCTGA
- a CDS encoding 4'-phosphopantetheinyl transferase family protein — protein MQQDMTAGGALLPRVGHRPVAGAVEVWLLDAAGPGEAHAAERLAAILAPEEQQRAASFVRAADRNLYLVAHVGLRLLLGACLGVPPAAVDLRRAPCPLCGALHGRPEVAAEPALHFSLSHSGTVALCAVAAEPVGVDVETSPAGASGAELAGALHPMERHALALLPEERRAEAFLHCWVRKEAYLKGIGTGLGIDPATMRVGLGPQYGDPAPPSLGGWTLAPVPAPVGSVAAVALLHGDAPAVTVRPLPLGAVVAAADRTAGESA, from the coding sequence ATGCAGCAGGACATGACGGCCGGGGGCGCCCTGCTTCCCCGAGTCGGCCACCGGCCCGTTGCCGGGGCGGTGGAGGTATGGCTGCTCGACGCGGCCGGACCCGGCGAAGCCCATGCCGCCGAGCGGCTGGCCGCCATCCTCGCGCCGGAGGAGCAGCAGCGCGCCGCCTCCTTCGTCCGGGCCGCCGACCGCAACCTCTACCTGGTCGCCCATGTGGGGCTGCGCCTGCTCCTGGGGGCCTGCCTGGGCGTGCCGCCCGCGGCCGTCGACCTGCGCCGCGCCCCGTGCCCGCTCTGCGGCGCCCTGCACGGCAGACCCGAGGTGGCGGCCGAACCGGCCCTGCACTTCTCGCTCTCCCACTCGGGCACGGTCGCCCTGTGCGCCGTCGCCGCCGAACCCGTGGGTGTGGATGTGGAGACCTCCCCCGCCGGGGCGTCGGGCGCGGAACTGGCCGGCGCGCTGCATCCCATGGAGCGCCACGCGCTGGCGCTGCTGCCGGAGGAACGGCGGGCCGAGGCGTTTCTGCACTGCTGGGTGCGGAAGGAGGCGTACCTCAAGGGGATCGGGACGGGCCTGGGCATCGACCCGGCCACGATGCGGGTCGGCCTCGGTCCGCAGTACGGCGACCCCGCGCCGCCGTCGCTCGGCGGCTGGACGCTCGCGCCGGTACCGGCTCCCGTCGGCAGCGTGGCCGCAGTGGCGCTGCTGCACGGCGACGCGCCTGCGGTCACGGTACGGCCGCTGCCGCTCGGCGCCGTGGTGGCAGCGGCGGATCGGACGGCCGGAGAATCCGCCTGA
- a CDS encoding SigE family RNA polymerase sigma factor → MAGKAADFLEFASTRTGHLFRSACLLTGGDTHLAEDLVQETLGRMYVVWRRISRIDNPAAYAQTVLVRTFLSHQRRRSSGERPVSTLPEAAAAEGDAALRLALLDALSRLSPRDRAVLILRYWEDRSIEETSEALRASSSAVRTRSTRALGRLRTLLGGSLAEFAGR, encoded by the coding sequence ATGGCAGGCAAGGCAGCGGACTTCCTGGAGTTCGCATCGACCCGTACCGGTCACCTCTTCAGGTCGGCGTGCCTGCTCACCGGCGGTGACACCCACCTCGCCGAGGACCTGGTCCAGGAGACCCTCGGCCGGATGTACGTGGTCTGGCGCAGGATCTCCCGGATCGACAACCCGGCCGCCTATGCGCAGACCGTCCTGGTGCGGACCTTCCTCTCCCATCAGCGGCGGCGCAGCAGCGGGGAGCGCCCGGTGAGCACCCTGCCGGAGGCAGCAGCGGCCGAGGGGGACGCGGCACTGCGGCTGGCCCTGCTGGACGCCCTCTCCCGGCTCTCCCCCCGCGACCGCGCGGTGCTGATCCTGCGCTACTGGGAGGACCGCTCCATCGAGGAGACCTCGGAGGCGCTGCGCGCCAGCTCGTCCGCGGTCCGCACCCGCAGCACCCGCGCCCTGGGCAGGCTCCGTACCCTCCTCGGCGGCAGCCTGGCCGAGTTCGCCGGCCGCTGA
- a CDS encoding TerD family protein, with protein MPVSLSKGGNVSLTKEAPGLTAVTVGLGWDLRTTTGTDFDLDASAIVLNGSGKVVSDGHFVFFNNRQTPDGTVVHTGDNRTGEGEGDDEQINVNLAGLPAEVERITFPVSIYDAENRGQSFGQVRNAYIRVLNAAGGAEIARYDLSEDAATETAMVFGELYRNGAEWKFRAIGQGYASGLSGIAQDFGVNV; from the coding sequence ATGCCTGTGAGCCTTTCCAAGGGCGGCAACGTCTCGCTGACCAAGGAAGCCCCGGGACTGACCGCTGTCACCGTGGGCCTGGGCTGGGACCTGCGCACCACGACCGGCACCGACTTCGACCTCGACGCCAGCGCCATCGTGCTCAACGGCTCCGGCAAGGTGGTCTCCGACGGCCACTTCGTCTTCTTCAACAACCGTCAGACGCCGGACGGCACCGTCGTCCACACCGGTGACAACCGCACCGGCGAGGGCGAGGGCGACGACGAGCAGATCAACGTCAACCTGGCCGGGCTGCCCGCCGAGGTCGAGCGGATCACCTTCCCGGTCTCCATCTACGACGCCGAGAACCGGGGCCAGAGCTTCGGCCAGGTCCGCAACGCCTACATCCGGGTGCTGAACGCCGCCGGCGGCGCCGAGATCGCCCGTTACGACCTCTCCGAGGACGCCGCCACCGAGACCGCCATGGTCTTCGGCGAGCTCTACCGCAACGGCGCCGAGTGGAAGTTCCGCGCCATCGGCCAGGGCTACGCCTCCGGCCTCAGCGGCATCGCGCAGGACTTCGGGGTCAACGTCTGA
- a CDS encoding family 2 encapsulin nanocompartment cargo protein polyprenyl transferase, whose product MGSRTLDRESDEASEVLARTRRVVDPVLRAAVHSLPGTMRRIASYHFGWEEADGTPAHGDPGKAIRPALVLAAAQALGGSAEQAVHAAAAVELVHNFTLLHDDVIDRDATRRHRPTAWSVFGSADAILAGDALHALALRILARDPHPAGAAAAARLADCVIELCEGQHADCAFEKRSDVTLAECLAMAESKTGALLGCACALGALYAGADPEAADALDAFGRRTGLAFQLIDDLIGIWGDPKTTGKPVGSDLAARKKSLPVVSALRSGTPAAAELAALYAAGRPLDEAELLQAASAVDRAGGRDWAQTEACDRMAAAMDHLARAVPDPAAAGDLLTLAELVTRRNR is encoded by the coding sequence ATGGGAAGCCGCACGCTGGACCGCGAGAGCGATGAAGCCTCGGAGGTCCTCGCCCGCACCCGCCGGGTGGTGGACCCGGTGCTGCGCGCCGCCGTGCACTCGCTGCCCGGCACGATGCGCCGGATCGCCTCCTACCACTTCGGCTGGGAGGAGGCCGACGGCACACCGGCCCACGGCGACCCGGGGAAGGCGATCCGCCCGGCCCTGGTGCTGGCCGCCGCGCAGGCCCTCGGCGGGTCGGCCGAGCAGGCCGTGCACGCGGCCGCCGCCGTGGAACTGGTGCACAACTTCACCCTGCTCCACGACGATGTCATCGACCGCGACGCCACCCGCCGCCACCGGCCCACCGCCTGGTCGGTCTTCGGCTCCGCCGACGCCATCCTGGCCGGCGACGCCCTGCACGCCCTGGCGCTGCGCATCCTGGCCCGCGACCCGCACCCCGCCGGTGCTGCCGCCGCCGCCCGGCTCGCGGACTGCGTCATCGAGCTGTGCGAGGGCCAGCACGCGGACTGCGCCTTCGAGAAGCGGTCCGATGTCACCCTCGCCGAGTGCCTGGCCATGGCGGAGTCCAAGACCGGGGCCCTGCTCGGGTGCGCCTGCGCGCTGGGCGCCCTGTACGCGGGAGCGGATCCCGAAGCGGCGGACGCCCTGGACGCCTTCGGCCGCCGCACCGGCCTGGCCTTCCAGCTGATCGACGATCTGATCGGGATCTGGGGCGACCCCAAGACCACCGGCAAGCCGGTCGGCTCCGACCTGGCCGCCCGCAAGAAGTCGCTGCCGGTCGTCTCGGCGCTGCGGTCCGGCACCCCCGCCGCAGCCGAACTGGCGGCCCTCTACGCCGCCGGACGGCCGCTGGACGAGGCCGAGCTGCTCCAGGCCGCGTCCGCCGTCGACCGGGCCGGTGGCCGCGACTGGGCCCAGACCGAGGCGTGCGACCGCATGGCCGCCGCCATGGACCACCTCGCCCGCGCCGTCCCCGATCCGGCCGCCGCCGGCGATCTGCTCACCCTCGCCGAGCTGGTCACCCGCCGGAACCGCTGA
- a CDS encoding PRC-barrel domain-containing protein — translation MFEPEDIRDWRGHDVLDLDGHKIGALESVYVDTGTDRPAFATVMVGLPTRHRLVFVPLVGARVGPKYLKVAYDRRTVKDAPSIETDGELPVGEEEGVFAHYSLAYQPGGGGERRLARR, via the coding sequence ATGTTCGAGCCCGAGGACATCCGGGACTGGCGTGGCCACGATGTGCTGGACCTGGACGGCCACAAGATCGGAGCGCTGGAGTCCGTCTATGTGGACACCGGCACCGACCGGCCCGCGTTCGCGACCGTCATGGTCGGTCTGCCGACCCGGCACCGGTTGGTCTTCGTGCCCCTCGTCGGGGCCAGGGTGGGGCCGAAGTACCTGAAGGTCGCCTATGACCGGCGCACGGTGAAGGACGCCCCCTCGATCGAAACGGACGGAGAACTGCCGGTCGGCGAGGAGGAGGGGGTCTTCGCGCACTACTCCCTCGCCTACCAGCCCGGAGGCGGGGGCGAACGGCGGCTAGCGCGCCGCTGA
- a CDS encoding DUF5994 family protein — translation MTVNTDRAPATPHGQLLPMPARLSVTPADRHPGPLDGAWWPRSRDLPTELLALTATLDHLWGRITRVTVNPRFWPTVPRKVPVAGHLVHVGWFDEQDAHDLLLLSYTVGRWDLLVVPPETDPAAAARLMAAAADPRNTSTASALMADEAAGDPQTGSPTALPRSAARA, via the coding sequence ATGACCGTGAACACCGACCGAGCACCGGCCACCCCCCACGGGCAGCTCCTCCCGATGCCGGCCCGACTCTCCGTGACCCCTGCGGACAGGCACCCCGGCCCCCTGGACGGCGCCTGGTGGCCCCGCTCCCGCGACCTCCCCACCGAACTCCTCGCCCTGACCGCCACCCTGGACCACCTCTGGGGGCGGATCACCCGCGTCACCGTGAACCCCCGGTTCTGGCCCACCGTGCCGCGCAAGGTGCCCGTCGCCGGACACCTGGTGCACGTGGGGTGGTTCGACGAGCAGGACGCCCACGACCTGCTGCTGCTCTCCTACACCGTCGGCCGCTGGGACCTCCTCGTGGTCCCGCCCGAGACGGACCCCGCCGCGGCCGCCCGGCTGATGGCCGCCGCAGCCGACCCCCGCAACACCTCCACCGCGAGCGCCCTGATGGCCGACGAGGCCGCCGGAGACCCGCAGACCGGCAGCCCGACCGCCCTTCCCCGGTCGGCCGCGAGGGCGTGA